Proteins encoded by one window of Lepeophtheirus salmonis chromosome 3, UVic_Lsal_1.4, whole genome shotgun sequence:
- the LOC121114371 gene encoding uncharacterized protein, with amino-acid sequence MASLIKFIHKSIALLCLLITITPTKVEGRIIFKGSSDFQKFSINYGRLENSTDLLSKPTDVSTTQKSFILSLTNQTSDPITKDPTDLPTTLEPTTLPSTHQTNQPTTEKPTDAPTTLEPTTLSPTNQTNEPTSEEPTDVPATLEPTTLSPTNQTNEPTSEEPTDVPATLEPTTIPPTNQTNEPITDDPTDIPTTSDPTLAPTTEPTTISPEDGRKECKGAGVWSNVAGMDEWCNTNCNAIIPYCPPSHCVCEL; translated from the exons ATGGCATCCCTTatcaaatttatacataaatccaTTGCACTGTTATGTCTCTTAATTACG ATAACACCGACTAAAGTTGaaggaagaataatttttaaaggctCATCtgattttcaaaagttttctataaattatggACGCTTAGAAAACTCAACTGATCTTCTATCAAAGCCAACAGATGTTTCCACAacacaaaaatcatttattctttCTCTAACTAACCAAACCAGTGATCCAATCACAAAAGACCCAACAGATCTTCCTACAACATTAGAACCGACGACTCTTCCTTCCACCCACCAAACTAATCAGCCAACCACAGAAAAACCAACTGATGCTCCTACAACATTAGAACCAACTACTCTTTCTCCAACTAACCAAACAAATGAGCCAACCTCTGAAGAACCAACTGATGTTCCTGCAACATTAGAACCCACTACTCTTTCTCCAACTAACCAAACAAATGAGCCAACCTCTGAAGAACCAACTGATGTTCCTGCAACATTAGAACCCACTACTATTCCTCCAACTAATCAAACAAATGAGCCAATCACGGACGACCCAACTGATATTCCAACGACATCTGATCCTACTCTTGCACCTACTACTGAACCAACTACAATTTCTCCAGAAGATGGAAGAAAGGAATGTAAAGGAGCTGGTGTCTGGAGTAATGTTGCTGGAATGGATGAATGGTGTAACACTAATTGTAATGCCATAATACCATATTGCCCGCCATCACATTGTGTGtgtgaattataa